Within the Glycine max cultivar Williams 82 chromosome 12, Glycine_max_v4.0, whole genome shotgun sequence genome, the region CATAATATAGAACTgggcaatttttttaataagaaaatccTTTATAAAAAGATTTCATgaccaatatttatttttcttacttaCACTTGTGTATGTAAATCTGGATGTGGGCAGTGTTTTAAGAACCGACCAAGTAATTGACTCGATCATAGCATTAAGTCATTGTGTCACTGATTGAATCAGTATATTAGTGATTAACCCATATGACCCgagtttatattaaaaaaatataaaaattttatacaaGTCTTAAAATGTGTTAAAATATAGAAATGTATTGTGTTTATgactaaataatttaaatttgacttaatttcacttttttctCAAAAGTTTCACAATGTTGTGAATTTTTCcccaattttaataattttagagtaaaacaatgaaaagaatGTAGACGTAGTTGTAACCGGTCTCATCAACACATGATatgactataaatatatataaggaaAGGGAATAAGTAAAGTAATGTTTACAAATATAAGTTGaggtaaaatatattaaaataatattttttcacaaataGTAACAGTctgaaaaagtaattaaatctCTAAATTTCTTAATCATAATGTGAGtgattacaattatatttttttctatagacgttgactgttttttttttcaaattctaaggatatgtttttatatatattggcTTTCACAaggatataaaaatataattctatacactactattacttttaattttggaaagaaatataaattgataaaatataaaactattttttgtatTGTCAAAGGGGCTTaagctaaaaagaaaaaaaagaggataaattacattaaaatcgAGCTTAAAGTAGAAACTCCTAAGGCATCAAAGATCAACAACTGCTTCAACGGGTTTGGAGGTTGCTCATATGCTCATAGATAAAActattattaaacaaaatatataattagtttatGGAAAAAGTTAAGAAGAACATTTCTTTACGCATTGAGTAGCAAGTTCCaatcttatttttgttgatttttcatTGAGAGGTAAATCTTCACATTTGtctctataattttaaaaggaaCAACAATATcccaagaaaaatagaaaattatttataaatattgtaaataacaataatatttgtaaattatttattatttttcctatgactgacattttaatcaaattgagtctcttcattataaataaattattaatatataactgataattaaatataatttaaaatcatcaATTACCCAGGAATCTAACTCATTTAATTTATCATAGTGcatcaattattataaatttattagtgTGTGTCTGTGAGTCGTCATTCATTAGGATcgggataaaaaaatatcattgtcatGTTTCATCATGTTCCAATTGTCAGAATggatttttgttattaaaatatgtaatataGACCGTACGTAATTTCATAATCATTCTTTTTAATGGATGATATCCTATAAGTATATCTTTGGGAAAATCATGTTATCGTATAaagtatttattcattttattgataattaatgttTGACAAGACACTTagttaatcatttttaataaggtttttctttttttaattttatttttcctttcacacTGCGAGACCTTGCTTAATCTATTTGAACCAAATATCCCTTAAATTAACGATTTATTAGTTATCATagatatatattcaaattaaattaaatcaattcttaaatttataataaatttaaaaagtctatttttaattttgtttattattagattttattttattatttattttatcatttaattttgttatgcttTAGTCTTACGAcctatttattttgtaattagacAAGGGAATCCTATTtcctaatatttaaaattaatttccaaatattttattttatagattgTGTTTCACAAGACATTTTCCTTAATTCCTAGGATTTTTTCAAACGTTACATgaagttgtattttttaaaatattagtttctaccttctatttttttatatcttcttttatttttattttcaatatatttatccaattttctagttatcatttataaataaattataattttattatttttccatattttatatttttcagctACTTCAATtagttttactaaatatttataatttaataaagtaattttttagcttttaattattttttagttatttttttcaaacattacCAAAATCAACATGATACGAAAacagatattaaaaaaagattagaaTATTAAATCTTTTCATGTGATTTATAGTTATAATTGTCCtttttcaaatgtttgttttgcattattatatatctttttgtACATTAAGAAAGCTTAAAAAATATCTATCAAAGAAATAAAGCAAACGAAAGAAAGaccattatattattttaagttgaaatttgtatataatttgaaattctaaTAAAGTGTAATAATGTTgtttcaatttatattatttataatatataatgtattaaatattatttaatttatatttatttataatatataatgtattcaaaataattttaatttttctcaagATACTTTGCGTTTCCTTCTAAGATTGTAGAGACCTTTATCCCTTCATTCTTTTATTGTACAATTATGAACAAAATCTTCTAATGAGCAAATTCTGAACTTTTCGTTTGGTAGAACTATGATTGGAATCACTTTCAAATTTCTGACTTTTTTGGAAGAGTAAAAGGTAAGATAAAATTTGTGTTGAATTCGAATGTAGAGATTTCTTACTGCTTTGCACCAGTGCACTGTGAAAAGCctacaatattttttcattggACCACAAGTGAAGGAAGACGACCATCAAGCGGGGGAGGAAGATAACTGCATGACTCAGAAGTAGATCTACATCTGAAATATAGGAGGAAGAATAAGCGCAACACAATGTTAATATGAGAAATATACACATGCAATTCAGCTACAAGTGCTATGTCTTCACCGCTTCATTTCTCTTTGTATTTGATCAATTTAAGACTTTTTCAGTGGATCACCACAAGGCCACCAcctaataaaaagagagaaaaaactgCTTAATAAAGGTCATTTCAAAACCATCTTTGGGAGCATTTGTGTCTTAAACACCATTCCCTTCTCCATTAGCgtattcatcttcatctccacGTGTCCCAAGTTTGACGGGATTAGCAGTTTCTAGATTTTATTCTGAAAAATGAAGAGAATAAATAGCAGCCAAGAAGAcattttcttacaaaagattctcCAAATTATGAAGattgaaataagaaaaagaacaaatatcacctttttctttctttcttgctaATGATGATGAGGCTTTTCATGAGAATTGTGGTTTGACGTCCACTCGTCTAGGAGAGGGGAGAATGTATACTACATTTGACAGGTTAATTTAGGTCTAAATAGACAGCGGGAGGCATGGATTGTGTAGAGAATTTAGTAGAAGAGAGATGTAATAGAAAACAGAATTCATGTGGCAACTAATAGTATGTCATTGTCACAAGAACGAATGGTTTTTTACCTCaggatttatatattataaataataaatagattatTTGAATTGCTCTTAGGCTTGTCATCCTATATCAGGTACGATGgccttttcaaaaacaaaattaggtATGATCGCTAATCATGCCAATTTGGCAATTGCCGCGACATTCAACTCACCTACCAGGACAATCGAAGTAGAGATCGAAAATACTTGGCTGGTATTCCAATcattgtttatatttaaataaattaatttgtttaatcttttgtaacattttttttttttttgtgaacgTGTAACATCATTTAGTGGAAATGACAATTACACATTTCTGATCCAGATTTAAATCAGGCAGATGCATTAGTTTAGTTTCTCTGGAAGATCCATGCACAGCCACGTCACTCCTTTACCCAGTTATTTAAGGATGTAAAGAAAAGTGATGTCGTACAAACATCAACATGTCAAACGAATACACAAAGATGCATGAAAATGCTAATAGATGTTTGACACATCAGGTAGAGTCTTTTGTTCATATTAGGTGTTATTTGGGTTCAAATTTCAGATTTTTCTTATTGATAAACCGCATGTAAATTAATTCCACATAAATTTTCGTTGAAGTTGATATCTTCTTGATCATGCAAATTTCctaatataaactttttctttACTAAAGGATACATGGAAATGGAAGTTCCATTTGATAcataacattatagtaaaaatacACACCAAATTTGATAATCAAACTAAAACAGCATGCTtctaatgaaaaagaaaattcaacaaACTTCTGAGATTATTTAATCCCTTCTAAGATAATCTGCTATTCTATTAGAGATGCAGTATGCAGTTGATTGGACCGTGATCATGGGATTGACACCAACAGCACTTGGAAGCACACTAGCATCACAAACAAACAACCCTTCAGCCTCCCATGTCTCACCATTTTCATCAACTGCACCTTCTTTCTCATTGACTCCCATTCTGCAGCTCCCCATTTGATGTGCAGAAGAATATATGTTCCAATACTCACCTGGTGAAAGTGCCCCCTCCATTGGACACACACTGTCCAAGAACTCTTGCACTTCATTTTCACCAATGCCATCACACTTAAGTCTCTGACCATCACTTCTGTGTGTACCTACCTCAACTGCTCCTGCAGCTATAAGAATCTTCagtgcttgtttcaagccagCCTTCATGTTCTCCTTGTCAATTTCATTCAGCTTGTAGCTGATCCTTCCTTCTGTTGATACCTGTCCACAAGCCATGTCTCTTATTATTGTTATCAAATGTGAAGTTCTAGGGTAATTCAGCATTCTTTCCTTAAAGTCTAGTCCTGACTCCCAAGGACACAGTGCTGCAAAGGAAGCTGGTCCTAGCGAAGGGGTTTCAATTATTGCCCTTGAATCTGAATTGGAGTCTGTTGATGGCACTTTGTGGACTGATGTTATTATACCTCCCTCGTAGACTTTTCCTTTGAATTCTGAATCATTTGATTCTGGAAAGTATCCCCATGTCATTAGCACAGGGTGGAGATGAAGGTTTTTACCTATGTTCTTGTTTTTTAGTCCACTAGAGATTAACAAAGGGGGTGTCAAAAGTGCCCCACCTGCAGAAATTGTCACCTTGGCCTCAATTTGTAACTTCATTGTGACTCTGCTGTTTAATGCTTTTGCCATCACTCCCAAACATTTCTTCTTTCTGCCATTTCCACTCCTGTTGCTTTCCAACAAGAACCTCTCAGCTTTGCATCCTGTTATTATTACTGCATCTCTTTCAACTGCATCTACAAGCCATGTAGCTTGAGTCccttgtttctctcctttcgGACAGCCATAACCACATGAGCCACAGTAGTGATTCCCTGAGGAGTTTCTTGGCACATAGTCAACTTTGAGGCCAAGATTTTGACACCCTTTTCTCAGCACTTGGTTTTGGAATCCCTCTTGTGTACAGTTTTCTGTTACACCAATCCTTTCACACACAGTTTCCATTGCGGAGAGATATTCTTGGCTTGAAAAGAAGGGAAGCTTGTGATTCTCAGACCACTCATTTAGCACCTTGTGTGGGGTCTTAATGCAGGCTGACCAATTAACAGCAGAGCCACCACCCACTGTTGATCCTGCCAAAACTAGCACTCTTGAGTCCACAGAAGCAAGGATCCCTCCAGTTTCATATAGTTGATTCATGGAAGGACCTTCTAGAGATGAATAATCCTGAGTAGAAAAATAGTTTCCTTTCTCAAGAACAACCACCTTGTAGCCAGCACTTGAAAGAACAGCAGCCGCAACACCTCCTCCACAACCAGAACCAACAACTAGTGCATCACATTTGACTTTGAGGATGTTGCTTTTTGAGTCCAGTGTAACATTAAGGCCTTTGTTAGCAAGAGATTGTTGAAGAGCGGAGTCAGATTCATTCATGGTTTCTATAATCCCCTTTTCAAGGGGCCTAGTTTTGGAGGCATTGGTCAAGTTTTCATCAGCTGGTACCTCATATCCAATGGCTTTCCATGCTGGGTTGTCACCATTTTCATCAACCTGCAAAAGTTTCCAAAAAATTTCTATAACTGcccattttattaaaaacttttagactaaaataaaattttgattctgggtcttatttttttatcaattggtCTCATAAGTTTAAAAGGTTTTACTTTGACCCCTTTAAAATGTCTCTGTTAGATTAAGTTGATTTTTCCTTCAGATTATCACACTAACTTAATGAACTTGGTGACACTagacaaaatataaaagatgtCCATTAATGGGTTTATATGTCAGTAAAAGTTAACACTGTTAGCAATAAACTAACAGAATGACCTATTTGATTCAATAGAGACACTTAAAGAAATCAAAGTGCAACGTTTTAAACTTGggaaactaaaatgaaaataaaagaggaaTCAAAAGTATATTTTAGCATGTTAATTAATCTTTCTTATACGAATTTATTATGTGCAGATGACAAGTaacaatgataataaataaGAGAACTTTGGACCAAGGCTGAACAATACccaagagaaaaaaacaaagagacaCAAGACTTTGATGTAAGCAAAGGCCAGTCTAATAGGTGTGAGGAACCTATGTTTCAGCCACTTCTGCATAACCATTTCTCTTTTCTCCAAAGATATGTTTGAGAAGTTGTTGACATAGGGCCATTTTTCACCAAGACAGAGGAAACCACAGAGCAACAAGGTTCCCAACCTTGTTGCCAGCAGCCATAAAACTACTCTAATCAGTATTACTGCTTCAATTAAGCTCCTCTTCGTTAACATCTCAGCAACCTGTTGCCATTGAAAATGAAACATGATATATAcgagatatgatgaatgtggACAAAAGATTGTTCAACTAACTTAAACATCACAATCACATTGTTCAAGTTCCGCTTAAAGAGTTTCTAAAAGAAATACCACCACATAAACGGATCCTACCAGTACGGTTGGAAAGAAATGGGAATCTAAATTTTATCAGAGTTGCCCTTACATTAAAtgtaataaatcaattttaggAAAATTTCAATAGTATGGGGCCTAACCTAGACTAAATAATAATTACCCTGGCCCCTAGTTTCACCACTTGGCTCTGAACTTTTAATGCTTCATAAATTCATTATGACAGTGAGTGgttgcaaatataaaaataaataaaaattagtggAAATTATACTGAAtaaatgaagagaaaataagttatgtATGATCGTATAGAGCAATTTTATGCtgtcatctaattataaattaccatatacgataaatttattaacttttataataattatcttaaaattcatACTAAATGTGAGTTAggattgattaataatataaaatattttacactaataatGTATAGTCATGAAACTTATAAATGGATCCATGGATTTGGTTCTATACTAATGTGTTACCTTTGGTATAACATAGTAATACAGGGAATTTCTTATCTGTGAAGCAGGAAAGGGTGTAGGGAAATTTTTTACTGTTTCAGCTTCTTTCAgtaatatttcaattaataaaacctAACAAAATAATCTTAAGCACTAATTATTCAGAAGACAAGTCAAATATTCATCCTTAAATTCTAGTAGATTAATATTGTAGCATGTTAAATAGAATCATAAGTGAATGTACTAGTAATTAGGACACAGactcattctattttttatttcccgTATTGCACAAATATATGAATGGCGCATGAACTTCCCATGAAATAAACCCAATTATTTGAAAACGGTTCTTCTTCAAGTACATGACAAGGACACACACTCGAACACAGGGCTAGTAATAAGTAGCTGCAAGGCTGCAATGCACAATCTCAGTTACTATATGTTACTTTTTTCAGGTATAAGGTCAAGTGATATTGCGATCACTTTTAATGATTTCTAGTATACACAGTTACATGTATCAATCCTTCAATTTCATTGGGAGATTCCCTAATCTCATAAAAGGGGTGAATATCAATATGAATTTTGCAAATACTTTCTTTCACTTACTAGTATATGAAACCATTTAAATCCTCATATTGACGTGATCATGCAGGTACACACTCATTAACAACATGCACAACTGCCAGGATATGTGATATGCACATGGTAACTACGTGGGTCCCACTTATAGACTAAAAGCTGTTTCTTGCATACAGGGATTACTTGCAAATCAGAACAAAAAAATAGCACAGAAGAAGTGAGAAAGAAACTGTTAATTGTATACTATATACTAGTATGCTACTAATATCATAGGATAAACTGTATTTTAATTAGGTTTCTGAATTTTCAGTCAATCTTGATTTTAATTCTCGCCAGCTATCCTAAGTTCTACAATAATAAAACCAAACTTaccaatcataaaaatatacgAGAACCAAAATCAtcattcttaaaatataaagacCAAGATCGAATTTAATCAAAAATTAAGAaacctaaaacatattttacccgGTATTATATTCATACCTCATGAGGGATTGGATAGCGAGAAGCAGAAATGTCCCAGAAGGACTTGAGACTCTTGCTAGAATCATAATCATCAATTTGGTCTTCCTTTCTGATCTTAAGAGCATCCATAGGCAAAGGAGGCAACACAACCTCACATATGCTTGCCAGTGACTCCATCTCAGCTGCAGAAAATCCATGTTTATATTTGCTATCCCCTCTCCCACCCCTTAACAATGGATGACACTCTTTTCTGGTcatatctctttttttctctcttttatcacTGATGATGTTGAATTGTTGACCAGCAGCTTAGTATAGCTGAGTACcttatgcaagaagaactataTGATATGAAAGGGTTTAATGGATTATGTGAATGAACATGCATGTATTTATATACACATAGAAATGGAGCtgagaataataattatttttgggtGAAAATAATTGAGGGGAGGTTGAGGGgggaatataaaataaaacgacACAAGATGTAATTGACCATaaagtttttgtttattattactttCATATAGTTTATAATTTTGGGTTGTGTGGTGCACAAAGGAGGAGGTGGCTCCACTCTCATTAACTTTCAAAGTTTTCTATATCACACCTTCTACCTGCGGAAATGGGTAATTTGCACGATTGGGTCATTTGGGTGCCATGTAAGTATGTACGTAACTAACTACGATCAGCTGCCCAACCTTCTAAATATAGACATTtattaatgaatgaatgaatgaatatgttattatttaaagAATGTTTAATATCTTTACTTTTtactaataactaaaatttagatATAGACATTTATTTATGAATGAATATGAATTTATAGAATGTTTTATATATGCTTTTAACGATAACAAACAGTTAAAATTTAGagaatgtttttaatattttgaatataattattttttcattttatttttttaattaatgtcttTATCAtacttattaagaaaattatttgtacattattttatatttgaattttagttGGTGCGAACTTTGAAGCTAATATATGAAAAAGGTACTAATAAGTAGTTACTTCTTAAACGTGCGTTAGATTTTATCTCAACTGATTCCCTGACACACATTGGACTTTTCTAAGTAAACAAAATAAAGtgtcaataattttaattgttgataaaaaaattaatattaacattttaatatatttatgatttatagTGTatctaattataatattaatagttaatttaatttttttcattcacaataATTTCACTCAAGTAAGTAAGATAATACGTAATagatatttattgtatttaaaaaaatacttatagtaatt harbors:
- the LOC100776182 gene encoding long-chain-alcohol oxidase FAO1; the encoded protein is MTRKECHPLLRGGRGDSKYKHGFSAAEMESLASICEVVLPPLPMDALKIRKEDQIDDYDSSKSLKSFWDISASRYPIPHEVAEMLTKRSLIEAVILIRVVLWLLATRLGTLLLCGFLCLGEKWPYVNNFSNISLEKREMVMQKWLKHRFLTPIRLAFAYIKVLCLFVFFSWVDENGDNPAWKAIGYEVPADENLTNASKTRPLEKGIIETMNESDSALQQSLANKGLNVTLDSKSNILKVKCDALVVGSGCGGGVAAAVLSSAGYKVVVLEKGNYFSTQDYSSLEGPSMNQLYETGGILASVDSRVLVLAGSTVGGGSAVNWSACIKTPHKVLNEWSENHKLPFFSSQEYLSAMETVCERIGVTENCTQEGFQNQVLRKGCQNLGLKVDYVPRNSSGNHYCGSCGYGCPKGEKQGTQATWLVDAVERDAVIITGCKAERFLLESNRSGNGRKKKCLGVMAKALNSRVTMKLQIEAKVTISAGGALLTPPLLISSGLKNKNIGKNLHLHPVLMTWGYFPESNDSEFKGKVYEGGIITSVHKVPSTDSNSDSRAIIETPSLGPASFAALCPWESGLDFKERMLNYPRTSHLITIIRDMACGQVSTEGRISYKLNEIDKENMKAGLKQALKILIAAGAVEVGTHRSDGQRLKCDGIGENEVQEFLDSVCPMEGALSPGEYWNIYSSAHQMGSCRMGVNEKEGAVDENGETWEAEGLFVCDASVLPSAVGVNPMITVQSTAYCISNRIADYLRRD